The Dyadobacter sp. 676 DNA window TTCTTGATGAGCGAATCGGCATGGGAAACGAGCGGTAACGCCTTTTCCTGCAAAACAGCAGAAATACCCGACTCCTTCCGCGCTACCAGCGTGTCGCCATCCTTCATCGGTGCGCCGTTACCCATGGCAAGGTGGATCACCTTCCCACCGAGCAGCCCGCCGTCGGCGAGTACCGCGCCTGTTCCCTGAGGCACTACAATGCCTTTTTGGACATCGACGGTCACCAGCAAATGGTTCTGGCGGTTTTGAAGCAACCTGATTTCCTGCACCCGTCCCACATTCAAACCATTCAACAAAACGGGATTGGATACCGTCAGCCCGTCGATATTGTCGTAAACGACGTGGTATTTATATGTCCTGGAAAAAACGTCGGAACCTTTGAGGATATGAAAGCCGAAATACAGCATGACGATGGCGAGAATCGCCATAATTCCGACTTTTGCTTCTCTTGATAATTTCATGGACTATCTGTTTGACCTGCATTGACCGGCGCAGGCGTAATCGGTATTAAACTTCAGAATTCAGCGATTTTCAGGCTTAACACCAAAGTATCAAAAATTGTTTTGACAAATCAAAGCATTATGTGACCGGTTAGCTACCGGTCCATATCTTTTTTATACGCCATAAATGCCGAGTGAATGCATTTGGCTATTTCTTCCTGGCCTTCTTCCGAGCTCAGGTATTCCTCTTCGTCCGGTGACGACAGGAAGCCTGTTTCGATCAGTACGCTCGGCATTGCGCAGCGCCATAGCACAAGGAACCCGGCCTGCTTCACGCCCCGGCTTTCCCGTTCGGAGATCGACTGGAATTTCTTCTCGATCAGATCGGCGAAACGTAAGCTGCTGGAAATGAATGCACTCTGGTAATTGGCGAGCATAATGTGGGCCAGCGGCGAATCGGGATCGAAGCCTTTGTATTTCTGTTTATAATTGGTTTCCTGCAAGATTACCGAGTTTTCGCGTTTCGCAACTTCCAGGTTACCCTCGGTTTTGTGCAAACCCATGACGAACGTTTCAGTACCTCTCACGGACCTGGAACGGGGTGTGGCATTGCAATGGATAGAAATGAAAAGATCGGCGTTGTTGCGGTTGGCGAATGCGGAACGTTCGCCGAGTTCGATGAAGACGTCGGTAGAGCGCGTATAGAGCACCTTTACATCGGGCGTTTCTTCCTTGATTTTCTTACCGAGCTCCAAAGCTACGGCCAGCGCTACATCTTTTTCCTTGGTGTATTTGCCCCTGGTGCCGGGGTCTTTGCCGCCGTGACCGGCGTCTATCACAACTGTATTGACCTTGCTTCCCGATTTCACAGTAACCGGTTCTTGCTGAAAAACAAAGGCGACGCTAGCCAGCAGGAAACTTGCTACAATTACTAATTTAAGAAGTTTTAACATTATTTTTTAGTTGGGGCCTTACGCGAAAGGGGTTTCTCTGCTAATTTTGAAATTCGTTATGCAAAAATACGCTAATTGTTAGAACTGAAAAGAAAGGCGATTATTATATCGTCGGTAGTTGCGGCGTTTCTCCTGTTCAGCACTGTGGCATGTGTGCAGCAACGCTCCAAGGGTTCCGGGAAAAATCAGGGTAAGCTTAAAAGTTCGACTTCTGCAAAGCAATCAGCGGACTCCCTTCTTACAGTGCAAAAGCAGACGGGCGCGGACACTTCCCGCGCCGGGCAAGCCGGTGCGTCCGTTCCAAGAGGCGGTATCAATGCAGACAGTACGCTGGCGGGCAAAGGATTACCTGCAGACTCGACGGCGGCCGATACGCTTAAAAACCCCGACGATCTTGAAAATACCGTGGAATACACGGCCGAGGATTCCACGATTATGGACGCTGTTTTGAAGCAGGTGCATTTATATGGGAATGCAGAGGTGAACTACGGGACGATCAATCTCAAAGCCAACTATATCCGTCTGAACTGGGTTACCAACGAGGTTTACGCTGTCGGAACGTATGATTCCACGGCGAAGAAAATGGCGGGGGAACCTATTTTTCAGGACGGGCCGGAAACTTACAATACGAAAGAAATCCGCTATAATTTCAAATCTAAAAAAGCGCTGATCCAGGGCATCGTCACACAGGAAGGCGACGGTAACATCCGGGGCGAAAAAGTGAAAAAGGATACGGAAGGCAATTTCTACATCCGTCATTCGATTTACACAACCTGCAACCTGACGCACCCGCATTATTACATCAATGCGCCGAAGATCAAGATGGTGAACAAAAAGCAGGTGATTTCAGGTCCGTTCAACCTGGTTATCAGCGATGTTCCCTTGCCGATCGCATTGCCTTTCGGTTTTTTCCCGTTTCCCAAAAAGAAGGAAAACGGCACGAGCGGGATCATTTTCCCGACATATGGAGAGGAACCCAATGGCCGCGGGTTTTACCTGCGCGACGGCGGCTATTATTTCGCGATCAACGAGTACGTCAATGCGATCCTGACTGGTCAGATATATTCCAATGGAAGCTGGGGGCTTGGCGTGCAGTCGACGTATATCCGGCGCTACCAGTATTCGGGTAACCTTTCGTTGAGGTTCAACAGAAACAAGCCGAGCGACGAGCTGCAAAAACTTCTCAAAATAGGCGGTACCAACGATTTCAGCATCGTGTGGTCCCATGCCCCCAAACCGCGTGGAAATTCCCAGTTTTCGGCGAATGTGAACGTGAGCAGCAACACCTATAACCAGCAACAGGAATTTAATGTAAACAAATATACATCCAACGTAGCGAGTTCCTCGGTTCAGTACAATCGCACATTCGGGCAATATATGCGTGCGGCCGCGTCCCTGCGCGTGAACCAGAACTTCGGGCAGATCAACCCGAGGACTCAACGACGTGAGAACGGCAAGACCAACGTTTCTTCCGATTTCAGTTTCGGTGTGAACCAGATCGCCCCGTTCGCATTGAAGGGTGGTCGCGGGCGGTGGTATGAAAGCTTCCGGCTCGGTCTGGATTTTAGTGGAAATTACGCATTGGCCAATGCGCTGACGGCCGTAGATACTTCTTACAGCAGGCTGGGTTTTGTGGTGACCGACGCGAAAATTGATACCAGCCGCCTCAATAAGACAAAAATCGTTTCTTTCAACCTGAATAACCTGCCGGACATGCTCAAAGATGCGCAGTTTACCGGCCGGTACAGCCTTCCCATATCCCTTCCCAACTTCAAAGTCCTTCGTTTTGTGAATATTACGCCGAGCATGTCGCTGTCGGGTGAAGTATTTACCAAACAATACCGCTACACCAAAACGGGGCGCGATTCGATCCGGATCGATACTTTGAACAAGGTCGGAACGGAGTATTCCTACAATTTCGGTGCGGGGATGAACACCCGTTTTTACGGGACATTCTTCTTTGGCGGAAAGCGGCTCGAGGCGATCCGGCATACGGTGATCCCCTCCGTTTCATTTACCTATACACCGGACTTTACCGGTGATGCATTCGGTTTTTACGAGCGTATCCAGGTCACCAACCGGAAGGGCGAGGTGCGCGACCTGTCGCTTTCCCGGTTCCGCGGGGTTAGTTCCGGTGCTGGTAACGGCCGGGCTTCGAGCGTGATTTCGTTCAGTTTGAATAACTCGTTTGAAATGAAGCTCAAAACGAAGAGCGACACGGCTGCCCAACAGTTTGAGAAAGTGTCGCTGCTCGACAACCTGAGCATCGGGGGGGAGCTATAACCTGCTGGCCGACTCCCTGAACCTTTCCAATATTACCGTCAATGCGAACGCTCGGATCGGGCGGAACCTGAACCTCAACTTTAATATGAACCTGGACCCGTACACTTACGTGGCCAATCCGAATGTTACCGGGAATCAGATTGGTACAAAAATTAATAAGTATGCGGTCACATCGGGCCAGGGGCTTGCCAATTTGCAGAGCCTCGGGTTTACATTGGGAACCAGCTTCTCTCCCAAAAGCGGTTCATCCGGTAATACCAGCAATAGCAATAATAACCAACTGAACCCGAACGACCCGAATGCCGCTGCGAAAAAGGAGGCTATGGAGTTTGTAAAGCAGAATCCCGATTTGTATGTGGATTTCAATATCCCCTGGAATGTGTCGCTGAACTATAACTTCGGAATGACAAAGACAGGTCTTTCCAAAGCAACGATCATCCAGGCTGTGCAGGCAACGGGCGACCTTAGCTTATCCAAAAATCTCAAAGTAACTCTCAGCACCGGTTTCGATTTTGTAGCTTTCGAGCCAACCATCACGCAGATAGGCCTCGCGCGCGACCTGCATTGCTGGGACATGTCGTTCAACTGGACGCCATTCGCCGGCAGCGCCGCACGTGCGAGCAATTACAATTTCACATTGAAAGTGAAATCCGCGATCCTGCAAGACCTGAAAGTGACCCGCCGGCGGTCGTTCTACGACAGATCCGCTTATTGATCGGGAGAAATATTGCAACAAAAAATGGCCGTCCCAAACCGGAGCGGCCACTGCAAATGCTTTATGGTTACCCTTACTTCGAAGACGGTTTCGCAGCTGCTTTCGGAACCACTTCCCCGTTCAGGTAAAGCGTAATCGAGCCACCTTCGGTGTTGCTGAAAACAGTTACAGGCTTGTTGAAGGGCCCTGCCGCGGCAGCATTGAAAGTAGCCTTTACCGAACCGGTTTTACCTGGAAGTACCGGCTCTTTCGACCATACAGGTGTAGTACATCCGCATGAAACGGTTACGTTCGAAAGGATTACAGGATCAGTACCTGTGTTGGTAAATACAAACTCGTGCGTAACAGGAGTGCCTTGTGGTACTTTGCCGAATTTGTGTGTTTCTTCCTTGAATTTCAGAACACCTTTCTGTGCAAAACTTACGGTGGTCAGCCCGAGGATCAATACCAGCGCTGAAAAGAATACTTTCATAGTTGTAACTATACTTTAAGTGGTGAAAAAACTTATTGCTAAACAAGATTAACGCTTAAAAAGTTAAATATAATAATCATTAACCAATATTAACAATGCCCCAAAAGTAGGTGCTGCGGTGCACGGGTTATTATTTTCCTGCATAATTTTGGCTTGCATTCAAAAAAACGTAATTTAACTAACGGATTAAAACCCGTGATTTTTGCTTATGCTTCAAAATGATAGTTTGACCGGTTCCAGTGTTTTGAGTAAAGAAGATATTATCGACGATTATCGCCTCGCATGCGAGAGTCGGCAGGTAAGTTTGCTGGGAAGGAAGGATACGATGGGCGGCCGTTCTAAATTCGGGATTTTTGGAGATGGCAAAGAAGTAGCGCAAATTGCACTTTCCAAAGCATTTCAACCGGGCGATTTCCGCTCGGGATATTATCGGGACCAGACCATCGAAGCGGCGGTAGGGAATCTCACCTGGCAGCAATTTTTTGCCCAGATGTATGCTCATGCCGATCTGGAACATGAGCCGAACACAGGCGGGAGATCCATGAACGGCCATTTCTCGACGCGCTGGGTAGATGAAAACGGTGATTGGCTCGATCAGACAAAATTGCACAATTCCGTTTGCGACATTTCGTCCACGGCTGGCCAGATACCCCGTTCCGTCGGCCTCGGATACGCTTCCAAATTATACCGTGAAAACCCCGATTTGCATCATATGACCACTTTTTCCCGCCAGGGAAATGAAGTCGTGTTTGCAACGATCGGCGACGCTTCCACCTCACAAGGAATGTTCTGGGAAGCGATGAATGCGGCGGGGGTCTTGCAGATCCCGCTGGTCGTTTCGGTGTGGGACGATGGCTATGGAATTTCGGTTCCGGTTGAATATCAGACTACGAAAGGAAGCATTTCGAAGGCATTGGCAGGCTTGCAGCGGAATGAGGATGGTGAAGGGATTGAAATCCTGACGGTAAATGGTTGGGATTATCCAGCGCTGGTGGAAACTTATCAGAAGGCTGCAAAAATGAGCCGGGAAGAGCACGTTCCGGTGCTTGTACATGTAACGGAACTTACTCAGCCCCAAGGGCATTCGACCTCCGGCTCACACGAACGCTACAAATCGAAACAACGTTTGCTCTGGGAACGCGAGCACGATTGCAATGCCCGCTTCCGTGACTGGATTCTTAAAAACGGTTATGCGACCGACGAGGAACTTGAAGAAATTGAACGCGAAGCCAAAGACAAGGCCCTTCGCGAGCGCAATGCTGCATGGCAGGCTTACCGGAAAGAACTGGATGCCGAATACAGCGACACGATCCGGCTCTTGCAGGCGGTAGCGGGCGGCAGTTCTTTCGCGGCCGAAGTCAACAGCGCAATTCTCGAACTTCAAAAAACCTATCTGCCTGTGCGCAGGGACATGATTGCCATCGTGCGTAGGGTTTTGAGGATTATCGGAAAAGAAGAAAACCCCCAGAAATATGCCTTGCAACAGTTTTTGCAAGGAAACCTGAAAGCTAACAGGGAGCGTTTCAATACGCACCTGTATAGCGAAACCAAATACTCGCCAATGCTGGTCAAGCCTGTAAGCCCCGTGTTTTCGGACGACAGCCCTGCGGTGGACGGCCGCGAAGTGATACGTTCCTACTTCGATGCGTTGTTCGAAAAGGACCCGCGTGTGGTGGCTCTCGGCGAAGATATCGGCCTTATCGGCGATGTGAACCAGGGCTTCGCCGGATTGCAGGAGAAATATGGCGAAGTCCGCATCACCGACACAGGAATACGCGAAACGACCATTATAGGCCAGGGAATAGGTATGGCGATGCGCGGCTTGCGCCCGATTGTCGAAATACAATATTTCGATTATATCTATTACGCATTGGCAACGCTTACCGACGACCTTGCATCACTCCGTTACCGGACGGCAGGCGGCCAGCGGGCGCCGTTGATTATCCGCACGAGAGGGCATCGCCTGGAAGGAATCTGGCATTCGGGATCTCCTATGGGCACGATGCTGAGCAGTTTGCGCGGTTTGCATGTGATCGTGCCGAGAAACTTTACACAGGCGGCCGGTTTTTATAATACTCTGATGAAAGGCGACGATCCGGCGCTGATTGTTGAACCGTTGAATTCGTATCGGCAAAAAGAAATTTTGCCGGACAATGTGGGCGAATACTGCATTCCTTTGGGGCAACCCGAAATTTTGAGGGAAGGAAATGACCTTACGGTTGTTACTTATGGCTCAATGTGTCGTATAGTAATGGAGGCCGCTTCTCAATTGCAGCAATCAGGCATCGAAGTTGAAGTCATCGATGTGCAGACACTTCTGCCTTTCGATGTCGACAACCGGATAGTGGAGTCCATTAAAAAGACGAACCGGGTCGTTTTTGCCGATGAGGATTTACCCGGAAGCGCATCGGGTTTTATGATGCAACAGGTTTTGGAAAAGCAGCAGGCTTACCGCTGGCTCGATTCGGCACCGGTAACCATTGCTGCGAAAGATCATCGCCCGCCTTACGGGTCGGACGGCGACTACTTCTCGAAGCCGAATATGGACGACATTTTTGAAACTGTTTACGAAATCATGCGAGAAGCGGCACCAGATAAATATCCGGAGCTGTTTAACGTATGATCTTATGTATCGTTCAAAAGGTAAAAGAATTTTAGACATTCTACTGGCGGCAACGGGGCTGATTACCTCGTTGCCGTTTTTTATGGTCCTGCCGCTGTGGTTATGGGTTCATTTTAAAGGCAGCCCGTTTTTTTTGCAAAAGAGGCCCGGGTTGAACGGAAAGCTTTTTTACGATTCTGAAATTCAGGACGATGTATAGCGACGGGCGGCCGCTCACGTTAACCGGAAAGCTGGTCCGCCGTTCGTCGCTGGACGAGCTGCCGCAGTTCTGGAATGTGCTACGGGGCGATATGAGTATCGTCGGCCCGAGGCCGCTTTTGGCGGAATATCTTCCATTATACAGCGTTGAACAACGCCGGAGGCATACGGTGAAACCTGGTATAACCGGTCTGGCGCAGATCAACGGCCGGAATGCGCTGACCTGGGGCGAAAAGTTCGGATACGATTTGCATTATGTCGATAACCTGTCGTTCCTGCTGGATCTACGGATTATCGGCGCCACGGCGCTAAAAGTGCTTTCGATGCGGAAAAAGAATGGTTGCGGAGTCGAAACAAGATCATTCAACGGAAACACGATATGCTGATTTACGGTGCGGGCGGCCACGCAAGGGTTATTTTGAGCATTTTACGGACTATCGGGAAGCAGGTCAGCGGCATATTTGACGATAACTGGCAAAACATACCGGTGCTGGCGTCGCACCCGGTACGTAAGTACCAGCCTACATTTGATTCAGAAGAACAGCTGATCGTCGCTATTGGCGACAATCAGGTACGTAGGCGGGTAGCGTCGGGCGTAATCCATTCTTTTGGGCAGATAGTCCATCCCGCTGCGATCGTTGACTCGTCGGTTTCCATCGGGCCGGGTGTTGTAATAATCCATAATGCGGTTATTCAGGCCGGTTGTTGCATTGGAGACCATGTTGTAGTCAACACTGGAGCGATTGTCGACCATGAATGTATCCTTGAAGATTTCGTCCACGTGGGTCCCGCGGCAGTGCTTTGCGGCGGTGTGCGTGTGGGCGAATGTACACTCGTCGGAGCGGGAAGCGTTGTGGTTCCCGGCGTGCGTATCGGGCGGGAATGCCTGATCGGCGCAGGCAGCGTAGTGGTCCACGATGTGCCAGACCATACACGGATAGCGGGAAATCCGGGGAAAATCATTTTATAAAAAACACACTATGTCTTACAAAATCTATTTGTCGCCCCCGCATATGAGCGGGCGCGAGATGCGGTACATTCAAGAGGCATTTGATAGCAACTGGATTGCGCCGGTGGGGCCGAATATCGATGCTTTTGAGGAAGAGCTATGTCGTTACACCGGCAGCAAACATGCATTGGCGGTATCGTCCGGCACTGCGGCGCTGCATCTGGCATTGCTGGCATTGGGCGTCGGAAGGGGCGATATTGTCCTTTGCCAATCGCTCACCTTCGTGGCGACCGCGAATCCGGTCAGGTATGTAGGCGCGACGCCGGTTTTTATCGACAGCGAACCGGTAACCTGGAATATGTGCCCTAACGTGTTGGAGGAGGCTATTCGCCATTACGAGCACAAAGGAATAAGGCCCAAAGCGATAGTCGTGGTACATTTGTACGGAATGCCGGCGATGCTTGATGAAATCATGTATTTAAGCGGGAAATATGCTATTCCATTGATTGAGGATGCGGCAGAAGCATTAGGTTCGGAATATCGCGGCAGGAAGGTGGGAACTTTCGGGGATATCGGCATTCTTTCCTTTAACGGAAACAAAATTATTACCACATCGGGCGGTGGCGCGATGCTTTCAAATGACGTGCGGCACATTGTAAGAGCGAAATTTCTCGCCACACAGGCGCGCGAGGCTACCCCTCACTATGAGCATCACGAAGTTGGATACAATTACCGGATGAGCAATGTGTGCGCGGGAATAGGGCGAGGGCAACTGGAGGTGATTGAGGAGAGGGTAACGCAGCGAAGGACTAATTTTCAGTTTTATCAACATGCTTTAAATGATGTCCCGGGCAACAGCTTTCAAAAGGGCATTGCTGGCGCACTTTCGAACCGCTGGCTGACAAGCTCTGTTCGCGGGAGGCGGCAAAATAACCCCTTTTCAGATTCAAAATGCACTTTCAGCGGAAGGTATCGAATCACGCCCGATCTGGAAACCAATGCATTGCCAGGAAGCATACAAAACGCTGCCCCGGTTTGGACGCAGCGTTTCGGAGAAATTATTTGAATGGGGAATCTGTTTGCCGTCGGGTTCAAATCTGGGCAAATCGTCCCTGAGGCAAGTTTCTGCCATTCTTTCGGGTCTGTTTGGACGATGATCGCGGATAAAGTTGCGAGTTTACCGGCTACTAAAAAAGCAGCCCCCGCAACGAAGGCTGCTTTTTAGTATTCAGAGAATCCTCTAGGGCAATATCTCTATTTCGAATTGAAGCGGAGAATAAGGCGGTATTACTTTACTGCCGTTTTTACCATAGCCAAGCGCGGAAGGAAAAATAACAATAGCTTTTTCTCCCTTTCTCATTTTTCTGATTGCACGGTCGAAGCCAGGCACGGTGTTAGCGCTGCCCGTAATGAAGCTGGCATTGGTACTTTCGTCGAATTTAGTGTCATTCAGGAATTTGCCTACATATTTGACGTTCACCGCTTTACCAGCACCGATAGTGTCGCCGGTCACCGTGTTGGCCCTGATTATCACCAAATTATCCGGTGTTCTGTCGGAAACCGTGAAACCCTTTTTGGTGATGAATTCATTTATTTGCTGAACTTCCGTGCGTGTCTTGATAAACTCCAGTTCAAGGCGGATAACGGAGTAAGCCGGAATGTTAACGCGGTCGACGTTACCGAAAGCCAGGTAGAAAGGAATCAGGAATGTGACTTTTTCACCGGTTCTCATTAAAAATATCGCACGTTCGAGGCCTGGAAATACCGTATAACCGAGAGCGGGAAAACTGATCGAAGAGTCTTTCTCGACAGTCAACACTTTACTGCCATCCAGCAGATATCCGGTCAATTTAACGGTAGCCGCGTCTCCAACCTGGGTTCTTACGCCCGACGGGTTGGATTTTCGAATGATATAGTACATACCGCTGCTATCTCTGACGGCTTTCGACCCAAGGCTGTCTGCTGCGATAAACGCTTGTATTTGAGTCTCGTTTTCGGCGATTTTCTCTTCATCCTTATTGTCCGAATTCATACATCCGGACAGCCCGACCACCAATGCGAGCAACGTGCACCACAGCAAATTAATACGCTTCATTTCTTTTGTAAGTAATTAATGGGATAGTTTTAGTTTCAGGGTAGACGCCCCGTGGACGGAATTGGTTGTAATCAGGAATGAAAAACGTCGATTTTTACATTTTTTTCAAAGTATCTGCAAAATGGCGACAGCGGGCACTGGAAGCATTGCGGGTTACGTGCGGTGCATACATAACGCCCGTGCAGGATCAGCCAGTGGTGCGCTTTGTGGATCAAATGCTTCGGAATGTGCGTCACGAGCTCCCGCTCCACGGCCAGGGGCGTTTTAGCGGTGAGCGGAACGAGGCCCAGCCTTCGCGATACCCTGAAAACGTGCGTGTCGACAGCCATAGCCGGCATACTGAAAATCACCGATGCGATTACATTAGCGGTTTTCCGGCCCACGCCCGGCATTTTCTGGAGGTCTTCCACCGTGGAAGGAACTTCCGAATGGAACTGTTCAACCAGCATGCGGGCCATTCCTACCAGATGTTTCGCTTTATTGTTCGGATAAGAAATGGAGCGGATATAGGTGAACACTTCTTCGGCATTGGAAGCCGCCAGGGACTCGGGGTCCGGAAAGCGTTCAAAAAGTTTGGGGGTAACCATATTTACCCGCTTGTCGGTGCATTGCGCCGACAGGATTACGGCGACCAGCAGTTCATACGGGTTGGAATAATGCAGTTCGGTTTCCGGTTCGGGGAAATTCTGGGTGAAGTATTCCAGAAAATGTTTATAGCGTTCTTTTCTTTGCATAATAGTATTACGGTCCTGCGAAGGGATGGGTTCCTACGCAGAAAAATCTGATTGAACCGGCGCACTGGCCGCTTCATCTTAAAATAATGACAATTTCCAGCTAACGGATCGATAGCTGGAAATAAAAAAACCTGCCGACTCACCTTAGAACAGGAGTGCGGCAGGCCTTTTAGAAGAGAATTGTCGCGAATATCTGAAAACCTCTGAAACCACTTTTTCGGAAGGAGTCCGCGTGATTTTATTCATCTGATTCCGGATTTCCAGGGAATCGAGATAAAAGTTCATCAAGTTATCGTCAAGTGCGAGCGCCTCAACAATCTGTTCATTTTCATTCTCAGTTGTTTCGGCATATAAATACCTTACAACATCATCGTAAGTAAAGGTTTTTGTCATACTGTGGGGCACGTTGGTTAAATTGCTTACGCAGGTTTATCAACGCGTAACGCATCCTTCCCAATGCCGTATTGATACTCACACCGGTGGCATCCGCAATTTCCTGAAAACTCATGTCCTCGTAATGGCGCATGATCAGCACTTGCTTCTGCACGTCGGGCAACCGCTGGATCATCTCCCGCAGCTGCTCATGTGTTTCCTGACGAATCTGGATCGACTCAACGGAATCTTCCGAAAAATCCAGCGTGTTGAAAACACTGCTCCCATCTTCGAACACTACATTGGGGTAGCGCTTATCGCGTCTGAAATAATCAATGGCGAGGTTGTGTGCGATTCGTATAATCCATGGCAGGAACTTACCTTCGTCGTTGTATCTACCACTCTTAATCGTGTCAACGGCTTTGATGAATGTATCCTGCAACAAATCTTCGGCTACATATTGATCCTTGACAATCAGATAAATAGTGGTGTATATTCTCGACTTGTGGCGCTGAACAAGCTTTTCGAAAGCCTTCTCATTGCCCCGGATATACAATGTTACCAACTCACTGTCGCTAACTTGGACTTTCTCCATTTTACTATTCGATTTAGTTAACGTAGAGCAGTTCGTCGATATTGTTTCTCCTTTCTTGTTTGGTGAAATTTCAGATGTGACTTTTCGGTATTTCGAATTATACGAATCAAAGAAATAGATTTGGAAAATAATTTGCAAATGTTTGAGTTTCTTTTTGCAGAAAAATTATTTCCCGTTAACAGATGTTAACAAGTGGTGCATGTTTTTAGCACCCGGCGTTCGTTGAGGCACAAGCGTTGGGCGATTAAAATAAATAATAGAACTTAACGAATAATTTACGACACGACTGTCGATTTAGGTCGAATTTGGTTCCGCAAGCTCTACTTTTTTCAGTCACATGTCGTAATTTCACTTTTCTTATAAAAATTGAATTTTTCTCAGATGAGATACAAGCATATCTTCTTCGATCTCGACCATACACTTTGGGATTTTGAAAGAAATTCTTCGGAGTCGCTCGAAGAGATTTTCCATCAACACGAACTGACAAGGTATGGAATTACATCCTGTGAGGATTTTGTGTGCTCCTTCCTTAAAATTAATACCGCTTTGTGGGATGCTTTCGACAGGGGCCAGTTGCACCATAGCTATATACGCGAGAACAGGTTCAGAATGGTTTTTGAAGAACTGGGCGCGGAATGCCCGCCCGATCATACGGAAATTGGTGAACTCTACCTCCGGTCCCTTCCCGATAAGAAGCATTTGCTGGATGGCGCGCTGGATTTGCTCAATTACGTGGCGGCGGCCGGTTACGGAATGCATATTATTACAAATGGCTTCAATGAAGTCCAGGCAAGGAAAATCGCGAGCTCCGAAATAGGGCATTTTTTTGACAACGTTGTGACTTTCGAAACGGCTAATGCCAA harbors:
- a CDS encoding sugar transferase, encoding MYSDGRPLTLTGKLVRRSSLDELPQFWNVLRGDMSIVGPRPLLAEYLPLYSVEQRRRHTVKPGITGLAQINGRNALTWGEKFGYDLHYVDNLSFLLDLRIIGATALKVLSMRKKNGCGVETRSFNGNTIC
- a CDS encoding putative LPS assembly protein LptD; the protein is MLELKRKAIIISSVVAAFLLFSTVACVQQRSKGSGKNQGKLKSSTSAKQSADSLLTVQKQTGADTSRAGQAGASVPRGGINADSTLAGKGLPADSTAADTLKNPDDLENTVEYTAEDSTIMDAVLKQVHLYGNAEVNYGTINLKANYIRLNWVTNEVYAVGTYDSTAKKMAGEPIFQDGPETYNTKEIRYNFKSKKALIQGIVTQEGDGNIRGEKVKKDTEGNFYIRHSIYTTCNLTHPHYYINAPKIKMVNKKQVISGPFNLVISDVPLPIALPFGFFPFPKKKENGTSGIIFPTYGEEPNGRGFYLRDGGYYFAINEYVNAILTGQIYSNGSWGLGVQSTYIRRYQYSGNLSLRFNRNKPSDELQKLLKIGGTNDFSIVWSHAPKPRGNSQFSANVNVSSNTYNQQQEFNVNKYTSNVASSSVQYNRTFGQYMRAAASLRVNQNFGQINPRTQRRENGKTNVSSDFSFGVNQIAPFALKGGRGRWYESFRLGLDFSGNYALANALTAVDTSYSRLGFVVTDAKIDTSRLNKTKIVSFNLNNLPDMLKDAQFTGRYSLPISLPNFKVLRFVNITPSMSLSGEVFTKQYRYTKTGRDSIRIDTLNKVGTEYSYNFGAGMNTRFYGTFFFGGKRLEAIRHTVIPSVSFTYTPDFTGDAFGFYERIQVTNRKGEVRDLSLSRFRGVSSGAGNGRASSVISFSLNNSFEMKLKTKSDTAAQQFEKVSLLDNLSIGGEL
- a CDS encoding thiamine pyrophosphate-dependent enzyme, coding for MLQNDSLTGSSVLSKEDIIDDYRLACESRQVSLLGRKDTMGGRSKFGIFGDGKEVAQIALSKAFQPGDFRSGYYRDQTIEAAVGNLTWQQFFAQMYAHADLEHEPNTGGRSMNGHFSTRWVDENGDWLDQTKLHNSVCDISSTAGQIPRSVGLGYASKLYRENPDLHHMTTFSRQGNEVVFATIGDASTSQGMFWEAMNAAGVLQIPLVVSVWDDGYGISVPVEYQTTKGSISKALAGLQRNEDGEGIEILTVNGWDYPALVETYQKAAKMSREEHVPVLVHVTELTQPQGHSTSGSHERYKSKQRLLWEREHDCNARFRDWILKNGYATDEELEEIEREAKDKALRERNAAWQAYRKELDAEYSDTIRLLQAVAGGSSFAAEVNSAILELQKTYLPVRRDMIAIVRRVLRIIGKEENPQKYALQQFLQGNLKANRERFNTHLYSETKYSPMLVKPVSPVFSDDSPAVDGREVIRSYFDALFEKDPRVVALGEDIGLIGDVNQGFAGLQEKYGEVRITDTGIRETTIIGQGIGMAMRGLRPIVEIQYFDYIYYALATLTDDLASLRYRTAGGQRAPLIIRTRGHRLEGIWHSGSPMGTMLSSLRGLHVIVPRNFTQAAGFYNTLMKGDDPALIVEPLNSYRQKEILPDNVGEYCIPLGQPEILREGNDLTVVTYGSMCRIVMEAASQLQQSGIEVEVIDVQTLLPFDVDNRIVESIKKTNRVVFADEDLPGSASGFMMQQVLEKQQAYRWLDSAPVTIAAKDHRPPYGSDGDYFSKPNMDDIFETVYEIMREAAPDKYPELFNV
- a CDS encoding acetyltransferase, with product MLIYGAGGHARVILSILRTIGKQVSGIFDDNWQNIPVLASHPVRKYQPTFDSEEQLIVAIGDNQVRRRVASGVIHSFGQIVHPAAIVDSSVSIGPGVVIIHNAVIQAGCCIGDHVVVNTGAIVDHECILEDFVHVGPAAVLCGGVRVGECTLVGAGSVVVPGVRIGRECLIGAGSVVVHDVPDHTRIAGNPGKIIL
- a CDS encoding DUF1573 domain-containing protein, with amino-acid sequence MKVFFSALVLILGLTTVSFAQKGVLKFKEETHKFGKVPQGTPVTHEFVFTNTGTDPVILSNVTVSCGCTTPVWSKEPVLPGKTGSVKATFNAAAAGPFNKPVTVFSNTEGGSITLYLNGEVVPKAAAKPSSK
- a CDS encoding N-acetylmuramoyl-L-alanine amidase translates to MLKLLKLVIVASFLLASVAFVFQQEPVTVKSGSKVNTVVIDAGHGGKDPGTRGKYTKEKDVALAVALELGKKIKEETPDVKVLYTRSTDVFIELGERSAFANRNNADLFISIHCNATPRSRSVRGTETFVMGLHKTEGNLEVAKRENSVILQETNYKQKYKGFDPDSPLAHIMLANYQSAFISSSLRFADLIEKKFQSISERESRGVKQAGFLVLWRCAMPSVLIETGFLSSPDEEEYLSSEEGQEEIAKCIHSAFMAYKKDMDR